The following coding sequences are from one Verrucosispora sp. WMMD573 window:
- a CDS encoding FAD-binding oxidoreductase, whose amino-acid sequence MSREAVARWLRLVEADAELSAYLIGVDRDRLAAHLTRQLAAGGQAFDGWPGLPEAQRRRAADYLAGVLATGDQAVISQVAASFRSGLEAYSPGLLPERATALVVAALARLVGGGGDRAGRLALLAVLGRVHRRYRLRPEHGPLIGAALAPVAPRLCPPQVGWERRWRRAWALIERAAGRMGDGPAFWPAEVVGRDLAAQGIVILTVRPSRRLPFRPGQAVPVSLPQHPGRWRWYCPANAPRPDGTVELHVRAVSAGTVSRTLVHEVRPDDLLHLGPPVDIGLSLPTAPEPSPPDCPDEAASAGAAPVGAGRATARDLLLVAGGTGLSPLRALVEQVAAAPAGRRVTLIVGVRTIADLYDAITLDKLDQANPWLTVVPTFSHDPIAAPAEQADALTLALDRYRPNQHVYVCGPPAMLDLAHHRLPATGIPAYRIHLPNIR is encoded by the coding sequence GTGAGCCGGGAGGCGGTGGCCCGTTGGCTGCGGCTGGTCGAGGCGGACGCGGAGCTGTCGGCGTACCTCATCGGGGTTGATCGGGACCGGCTCGCCGCGCACCTGACCCGGCAGCTCGCGGCCGGCGGACAGGCGTTCGACGGCTGGCCGGGGTTGCCGGAGGCGCAGCGGCGGCGGGCCGCCGACTACCTGGCCGGGGTGCTGGCGACGGGTGATCAGGCGGTGATCAGCCAGGTTGCCGCGAGCTTCCGGTCCGGTCTGGAGGCGTACTCCCCGGGGCTGCTGCCGGAACGGGCGACGGCGCTCGTCGTCGCCGCGCTGGCCCGCCTGGTCGGCGGTGGTGGTGACCGGGCCGGGCGGTTGGCGCTGCTGGCGGTGCTCGGCCGGGTCCACCGCCGGTACCGGCTGCGCCCCGAGCACGGCCCGCTAATCGGTGCCGCGCTGGCACCTGTGGCGCCGCGACTGTGCCCGCCGCAGGTCGGCTGGGAGCGACGGTGGCGGCGGGCCTGGGCGCTTATCGAGCGCGCCGCCGGGCGGATGGGAGACGGGCCGGCCTTCTGGCCCGCCGAGGTGGTCGGCCGCGACCTGGCCGCCCAGGGCATCGTCATCCTGACCGTACGCCCGTCGCGGCGGCTGCCGTTCCGCCCCGGCCAGGCGGTGCCGGTGAGCCTGCCGCAGCATCCCGGCCGGTGGCGCTGGTACTGCCCGGCGAACGCGCCGCGCCCCGACGGCACCGTCGAGCTGCACGTCCGCGCGGTCTCCGCCGGCACCGTCTCCCGCACCCTCGTCCATGAGGTACGCCCCGACGACCTGCTCCACCTCGGCCCACCCGTCGACATCGGCCTGAGCCTGCCCACCGCCCCGGAGCCGTCCCCTCCTGACTGCCCCGACGAGGCGGCATCTGCCGGGGCTGCGCCGGTCGGGGCTGGACGAGCCACTGCCCGGGACCTGCTGCTGGTGGCCGGTGGTACCGGGCTGTCCCCGCTGCGCGCCCTGGTCGAGCAGGTGGCCGCCGCACCGGCCGGTCGTCGGGTGACCCTGATCGTCGGCGTACGCACCATCGCCGACCTCTACGATGCGATCACCCTGGACAAGCTCGACCAGGCCAACCCCTGGCTGACCGTCGTGCCGACCTTCTCCCACGACCCGATCGCCGCCCCCGCCGAACAGGCCGACGCCCTGACTCTCGCGCTCGACCGCTACCGCCCCAACCAGCACGTCTACGTCTGCGGCCCACCCGCCATGCTCGACCTCGCCCACCACCGACTTCCCGCCACCGGGATACCCGCCTACCGGATTCACCTGCCCAACATCCGGTGA
- a CDS encoding DUF6879 family protein, which produces MRDLLRACSGQRLSLPDYEADFYAAVESVDGPILKTERLQTFREPGSPSWEAFAAGQWEESLRIAAEPNPELKRFFDRLAELGSGLHRLRVVTLPLSPYLIWELHFLRFRAEVGELIRVLATTTEAILEHEREHGIVPELMVVGSRAVYEVRYDESGTPIGADKFTDAAVVDGCRERVASLLAEAEPFDSFYDREVDGRRPPGGHL; this is translated from the coding sequence ATGCGTGACCTGCTGCGGGCATGCTCCGGTCAGCGGCTGAGCCTGCCCGACTACGAGGCCGACTTTTATGCCGCGGTCGAGTCGGTGGACGGGCCGATCCTCAAGACCGAGCGGCTGCAGACCTTTCGCGAGCCGGGCAGCCCGAGCTGGGAGGCGTTCGCCGCTGGCCAGTGGGAGGAGTCGCTGCGCATCGCCGCCGAGCCCAACCCGGAGCTGAAGCGCTTCTTCGACCGTCTCGCCGAGTTGGGCTCCGGGCTGCATCGGCTTCGCGTCGTGACACTGCCCCTCAGTCCCTATCTGATCTGGGAGCTGCACTTCCTCCGCTTCCGAGCCGAGGTGGGGGAGTTGATCCGGGTGCTTGCCACTACCACGGAGGCGATCCTGGAGCATGAGCGCGAACACGGGATCGTCCCCGAGCTGATGGTTGTCGGCAGCCGGGCGGTCTATGAGGTCCGCTACGACGAGAGCGGGACACCGATCGGAGCGGACAAGTTCACCGACGCGGCGGTGGTGGACGGCTGCCGGGAGCGGGTCGCTTCGTTACTTGCCGAGGCGGAGCCGTTCGACTCCTTCTACGACCGGGAGGTCGATGGGCGCAGGCCGCCTGGCGGGCACCTGTAG
- a CDS encoding DUF6082 family protein, which translates to MPTALLLVILVILVAVLLSPLGLLWIGERPGYDWPLLGSVGEAYGAASAILAGLALTGVVTSLIIQAREAKAAREQTLRALHADLLKMAIDDPGLLECWGPIEQPSDVGWFRKHVYTNLIVSHWQLMWEVDVLSEPHLQVLADQFFKGESGRRFWAEARGPRMKAETSRRARRFTAVLDQRYLAALAAGSPEDSAQPGRATGEPAPVTTPDQANVVRKAARQLAPLAVGVAVTAGAIAAGGYVAGWLRRPR; encoded by the coding sequence ATGCCGACCGCGCTGCTGCTGGTGATCCTGGTGATCCTCGTGGCGGTCCTGCTGTCTCCTTTGGGTCTGCTCTGGATCGGTGAACGGCCCGGTTACGACTGGCCGCTGTTGGGCAGTGTCGGAGAGGCGTACGGCGCGGCATCGGCGATCCTCGCCGGTCTCGCGCTCACCGGCGTGGTCACCTCGCTGATTATTCAGGCCAGGGAAGCGAAGGCGGCCCGCGAACAGACGCTGCGGGCACTGCACGCTGACCTGCTGAAGATGGCCATCGACGACCCCGGCCTGCTTGAGTGCTGGGGCCCGATTGAGCAGCCGTCCGACGTCGGGTGGTTCCGCAAGCACGTCTACACCAATCTGATCGTTTCCCACTGGCAACTGATGTGGGAGGTCGACGTCCTCAGCGAGCCGCACCTGCAAGTCCTCGCCGACCAGTTCTTCAAGGGCGAATCGGGGCGGCGCTTCTGGGCCGAGGCCCGGGGACCACGGATGAAAGCTGAGACGTCCCGGCGGGCGCGTCGCTTTACCGCAGTCCTTGACCAGCGATATCTCGCCGCGCTTGCCGCAGGCTCGCCCGAAGACAGCGCACAGCCCGGTCGAGCGACGGGCGAGCCAGCTCCGGTCACCACCCCCGACCAGGCCAACGTTGTGCGGAAGGCGGCGAGACAGCTCGCTCCTCTTGCTGTCGGCGTGGCCGTCACCGCCGGTGCGATCGCCGCAGGCGGGTACGTGGCCGGCTGGTTGCGGAGGCCACGGTGA
- a CDS encoding nitroreductase family deazaflavin-dependent oxidoreductase — protein sequence MGLSGDYEPSALEWVREQVERIVRTGTTDGVTIAGRPIVLMTYRGAKTGKLRKTPVMRVEHEGHYAAVASMGGAPKNPQWYAALVADPVIELQDGTKTGDYRAREVFGDEKAVWWRRAVEAYPDYADYQRKTDRQIPVFILEPTATNP from the coding sequence ATGGGATTGAGCGGTGATTACGAGCCGAGCGCGTTGGAGTGGGTCCGCGAGCAGGTCGAGCGGATCGTGCGTACCGGCACGACCGACGGCGTCACGATCGCCGGCCGGCCCATCGTGCTGATGACCTACCGGGGTGCCAAGACCGGCAAGCTCCGCAAGACGCCGGTGATGCGGGTCGAGCACGAGGGACACTATGCGGCCGTCGCCTCGATGGGTGGCGCACCCAAGAACCCGCAGTGGTACGCCGCCCTGGTCGCCGATCCGGTGATCGAGCTTCAGGACGGGACAAAGACAGGGGATTACCGGGCCCGTGAGGTGTTCGGCGACGAGAAGGCCGTCTGGTGGCGCCGGGCGGTCGAGGCGTACCCGGACTATGCCGACTACCAGCGCAAGACCGACCGTCAGATCCCCGTCTTCATCCTCGAACCAACCGCTACCAACCCCTGA
- a CDS encoding DUF3375 domain-containing protein: MTSEFDEVEWLRRNNAAWRLLRADHAALVLSFLGRVFVDENVRSISGVELAARLSDELFALNERHGAGTFPRTAKAYLDDWAQPEVGWLRKYYPPDSDEVHFDATPAVERALSWVQSLQDRSFVGTESRLNIVLELLRQMAYGAETDPDARLAELQARRDAIDAEIAKVRGGQVEVLDGAAQRDRYQQFVSTARGLLADFREVEANFRSLDRALREKIATWSGSKGELLDEVVGNRHAIADSDQGRSFHAFYDFLLSPQRQQEFTDLLARVQSLDVIAEADPRMRRIHYDWLDAAERTQATVRLLSEQLRRFLDDQVWLENRRVMDLLRGIEAHALALRDQPTNDLVFALDAPAPQVVLPMERPLYRPRAKQTLDSTVDTGETDIDVSRLFEQVHVDPARLTDAVRGALRRSSQVSLPDVLVDRPLEQGLAELVTYLSLRDPGFDVVFDDGRRDQVRWCDPDGRMRTALLPAVSFVRRVPVPQEV, from the coding sequence GTGACGAGCGAGTTCGACGAGGTTGAGTGGCTGCGCCGTAACAACGCGGCGTGGCGGTTGTTGCGTGCCGATCATGCCGCGCTCGTGCTGAGCTTTCTGGGGCGGGTCTTCGTCGACGAGAACGTACGCTCCATCTCCGGCGTCGAGCTGGCCGCGCGGCTGTCCGACGAGCTGTTCGCGCTCAACGAGCGGCACGGTGCCGGCACGTTCCCGCGAACCGCCAAGGCGTACCTGGACGACTGGGCGCAGCCGGAGGTGGGCTGGCTGCGGAAGTACTATCCGCCCGACTCGGACGAGGTGCACTTCGACGCGACGCCAGCGGTGGAGCGGGCGTTGTCGTGGGTGCAGTCGTTGCAGGACCGGTCGTTCGTCGGCACCGAGTCCCGGCTGAACATCGTGCTGGAGCTGCTGCGCCAGATGGCCTACGGCGCGGAGACCGACCCGGATGCCCGGCTGGCGGAGTTGCAGGCGCGCCGCGACGCGATCGACGCCGAGATCGCCAAGGTACGCGGCGGGCAGGTGGAGGTGCTCGACGGTGCCGCGCAGCGGGATCGCTACCAGCAGTTCGTGTCGACGGCGCGCGGGCTGCTCGCCGACTTCCGTGAGGTCGAGGCGAACTTCCGCTCGCTCGATCGGGCGCTGCGGGAGAAGATCGCCACCTGGAGCGGCTCGAAGGGTGAACTGCTCGACGAGGTGGTCGGCAACCGGCACGCCATCGCCGACTCCGACCAGGGGCGCAGCTTCCACGCCTTCTATGATTTTCTGCTGTCTCCGCAACGCCAGCAGGAGTTCACCGACCTGCTCGCCCGGGTGCAGTCGCTCGACGTCATCGCTGAGGCGGATCCGCGCATGCGGCGCATCCACTACGACTGGCTCGACGCGGCGGAGCGCACCCAGGCGACGGTACGGCTGCTGTCGGAGCAGCTGCGCCGGTTCCTCGACGACCAGGTGTGGCTGGAGAACCGGCGGGTGATGGACCTGCTGCGCGGTATCGAGGCGCATGCGTTGGCGCTGCGCGACCAGCCCACCAACGACCTGGTTTTTGCGCTCGACGCGCCCGCCCCGCAGGTGGTGCTGCCGATGGAGCGCCCGCTGTACCGGCCCCGGGCGAAGCAGACCCTGGACAGCACGGTCGACACCGGCGAGACGGACATCGACGTATCCCGGCTCTTCGAGCAGGTGCACGTCGACCCGGCCCGGCTGACCGACGCGGTACGCGGAGCCCTGCGCCGCAGCTCTCAGGTGTCCCTGCCGGACGTGCTGGTCGACCGCCCGTTGGAGCAGGGTCTGGCGGAGCTGGTGACGTACCTGTCGCTGCGCGACCCGGGATTCGACGTGGTCTTCGACGACGGCCGGCGCGACCAGGTGCGGTGGTGCGACCCCGACGGCCGGATGCGAACCGCGCTCCTGCCCGCCGTCTCTTTCGTCCGCCGGGTGCCCGTGCCGCAGGAGGTGTGA
- a CDS encoding DUF4194 domain-containing protein produces MATTRSEEPSLSVAAAHLMKGVIYRDTHPVPWHHLTQLQAQVRDYVTVLGLTVVIDEAEGYAFLRSQPGDDETQPAIPRLIPRRALSFHASLLLALLRKKLAEFDASNADTRLVLTRQQIVDLCAVFLPTSTSEARLIDQIDSHLNKIVELGFLRRIDDTEATYEVRRIIKAFVDAQWLADFDARLAEYAAELETTR; encoded by the coding sequence ATGGCCACGACCAGAAGCGAGGAGCCGAGTCTCTCGGTGGCCGCCGCCCACCTGATGAAGGGTGTCATCTACCGCGACACGCATCCGGTGCCGTGGCATCACCTGACGCAGTTGCAGGCACAGGTCCGCGACTACGTCACCGTGCTCGGCCTCACCGTCGTCATCGACGAGGCCGAGGGGTACGCGTTTCTGCGCTCCCAGCCCGGCGACGACGAGACGCAGCCGGCCATTCCCCGGCTCATCCCGCGCCGGGCGTTGTCGTTCCACGCCAGCCTGCTGCTGGCGTTGCTGCGCAAGAAGCTCGCCGAGTTCGACGCCAGCAACGCCGACACCCGGCTGGTGCTGACCCGGCAGCAGATCGTGGACCTGTGCGCGGTCTTCCTGCCAACCTCGACCAGCGAGGCTCGGCTGATCGACCAGATCGACAGCCACCTCAACAAGATCGTAGAGCTCGGCTTCCTGCGCCGCATCGACGACACCGAGGCGACGTACGAGGTGCGGCGCATCATCAAGGCGTTCGTCGACGCGCAGTGGCTGGCGGACTTCGACGCCCGGCTGGCCGAGTACGCCGCCGAACTGGAGACGACCCGATGA
- a CDS encoding SbcC/MukB-like Walker B domain-containing protein, giving the protein MTAESGFRLSRLELHNWGTFDGRVWALHLDGANALLTGDIGSGKSTVVDAITTLLLPANRISYNKAAGADSRERSLRSYVLGHYKSERNEKTGASEPVGLRRGSCYSVLLGVFVEPASGAAASLAQVFWLHDGNPGQPERFYLTAGQELTIADDFADFGSEIGQLKRRLRQSGAKVYDHFPEYGRDFRRRLGIASDQAMELFHQTVSMKAVGDLNDFVRQHMLEPFDTGGWIRRLVEHFQDLTKAHEAVVKARQQLAALKPLLDACDAYDTYGQAIGELDAKREALPYFCARGKAELYAARAAAHTAELAELHGQLAATGTTLTELGAERQRLELERAGHGGDRIAELERQIADAEGTRDERRRRSDRFGGLLADAGLAPVETIEQFTARQREITDELTGAEEHRAALQNELTDAAVRVRELEQQESEVNAELRSLQERRSNIPRRNLDLRSRICAELELPEAALPFAGELIQVRADAADWEGAAERLLRGFALSILVPDEHYPTVAGWVDRHHLGGRLVYYRVPATVPRQAEPLPADAGRQLFAKLELKESPLRPWLERQLRRRAGYECVQTVEEFRRAERAITRAGQVKDAGGRHEKDDRSHIDDRSTYVLGWSIESKIDALLAKARVLTHDKGRAVSDRDAVVDRLDALNRRLGVLGKLAEATDFADVDWQSSARRVQALRQEKQQLEGASQELERITARLNAVLEEIDARSAERDALQRRIAQTDVHLEQATHGQRDAEALLREPAARDAERWFAAIAELAGETPLSSPQEYDRLRGTAEAQFTRERDESARRSALASNRAVRAMEDFRNTYPVEAAELDSSIQSAPEYRTMHERLVRDDLPRFENEFKTYLNTNTIRDIAGFHSQLHKQADLIRERIDTINRSLVDIDYNNGRYIRLEGNRTPNVEIRDFISDLRACTENSLARDDADQYSEQKFLQVKQLIERFRGRPGFTDIDKAWARRVTDVRNWFVFSASERWREDDSEHETYSDSGGKSGGQKEKLAYTILAASLAYQFKLDLTTDRDQSFRFVVIDEAFGRGSDESTRFALALFQRLGLQLLIVTPLQKIHIIEPYVSAVGFVDNPSGSNSRLRSLSIEEYLHQRETHQLAHLVTVGE; this is encoded by the coding sequence ATGACCGCAGAGAGCGGGTTCCGCCTCAGCCGGCTGGAGCTGCACAACTGGGGCACGTTCGACGGCCGGGTCTGGGCGCTGCACCTCGACGGGGCCAACGCCCTGCTCACCGGGGACATCGGCTCCGGCAAGTCCACTGTCGTCGACGCCATCACCACGCTGCTGCTGCCGGCGAACCGGATCTCGTACAACAAGGCGGCCGGCGCCGACAGCCGGGAGCGCTCGCTGCGCTCCTACGTGTTGGGGCACTACAAGTCGGAGCGCAACGAGAAGACCGGTGCCTCGGAGCCGGTCGGCCTGCGCCGCGGCTCCTGCTACTCGGTGCTGCTCGGTGTCTTCGTCGAGCCGGCCAGCGGGGCGGCGGCCAGCCTGGCGCAGGTGTTCTGGTTGCACGACGGTAACCCGGGCCAGCCGGAGCGCTTCTACCTGACCGCCGGCCAGGAGTTGACCATCGCGGATGATTTCGCCGACTTCGGCTCTGAGATCGGCCAGCTCAAGCGGCGGCTGCGCCAGTCCGGCGCGAAGGTGTACGACCACTTCCCCGAGTACGGCCGGGACTTCCGCCGCCGCCTCGGCATCGCCTCGGACCAGGCGATGGAGCTGTTCCACCAGACCGTGTCGATGAAGGCGGTAGGTGACCTCAACGACTTCGTCCGCCAGCACATGCTGGAGCCGTTCGACACCGGCGGCTGGATCCGTCGCCTCGTCGAGCACTTTCAGGATCTGACCAAGGCCCACGAGGCGGTGGTCAAGGCCCGCCAACAGTTGGCCGCGCTCAAACCGCTGCTCGACGCCTGCGACGCCTACGACACCTACGGTCAGGCCATCGGCGAGCTGGACGCGAAGCGGGAGGCCCTGCCGTACTTCTGCGCGCGCGGCAAGGCCGAACTGTACGCTGCCCGGGCTGCCGCGCACACCGCCGAGCTCGCCGAACTGCACGGGCAGCTGGCCGCGACCGGGACGACGCTTACCGAGTTGGGGGCCGAGCGGCAACGCCTGGAGCTCGAACGCGCCGGGCACGGCGGTGACCGGATCGCCGAGCTGGAACGACAGATCGCCGACGCCGAGGGCACCCGCGACGAACGGCGCCGCCGCTCCGACCGGTTCGGTGGCCTGCTGGCCGACGCCGGCCTCGCGCCGGTGGAGACGATCGAGCAGTTCACCGCCCGGCAACGGGAGATCACCGACGAGCTGACCGGTGCCGAGGAGCATCGCGCCGCCCTGCAGAACGAGCTGACCGACGCCGCGGTGCGGGTGCGGGAGCTGGAGCAGCAGGAGAGCGAGGTGAACGCCGAGCTGCGCAGCCTCCAGGAGCGGCGCAGCAACATCCCCCGGCGCAACCTCGACCTACGATCACGCATCTGTGCCGAGTTGGAACTGCCCGAGGCGGCGTTGCCGTTCGCGGGCGAGCTGATCCAGGTCCGGGCGGACGCCGCCGACTGGGAGGGAGCGGCGGAGCGGCTACTGCGCGGCTTCGCGCTGTCGATCCTGGTGCCCGACGAGCATTACCCGACCGTGGCCGGCTGGGTCGACCGGCACCACCTCGGCGGCCGACTCGTCTACTACCGGGTGCCGGCGACCGTGCCCCGGCAGGCGGAGCCGCTGCCCGCCGATGCCGGGCGGCAGCTCTTCGCCAAGCTGGAGTTGAAGGAGTCGCCGTTGCGGCCCTGGCTGGAACGGCAGCTGCGCCGCCGCGCCGGCTACGAGTGCGTGCAGACGGTCGAGGAGTTCCGTCGCGCCGAGCGGGCGATCACCAGAGCCGGCCAGGTCAAGGACGCCGGCGGGCGGCACGAGAAGGACGACCGCAGCCACATCGACGACCGCAGCACGTACGTGTTGGGCTGGAGCATCGAGTCGAAGATCGACGCGTTGCTGGCCAAGGCGCGGGTACTCACTCATGACAAGGGTCGGGCGGTGAGCGACCGGGACGCGGTCGTCGACCGGCTCGACGCCCTCAACCGCCGGCTCGGCGTGCTGGGCAAGCTCGCCGAAGCCACCGATTTCGCCGACGTCGACTGGCAGTCCTCCGCCCGGCGGGTGCAGGCGTTGCGCCAGGAGAAGCAGCAGCTCGAAGGCGCGTCCCAAGAGTTGGAGCGGATCACCGCTCGGCTGAACGCGGTGCTGGAGGAGATCGACGCCCGCAGCGCCGAACGCGACGCCCTACAGCGCCGGATCGCCCAGACCGACGTACATCTGGAACAGGCCACGCACGGCCAGCGTGACGCCGAGGCGCTGCTGCGGGAGCCGGCGGCGCGCGACGCGGAACGCTGGTTCGCGGCCATCGCCGAGCTGGCCGGGGAGACCCCGCTGTCCAGCCCGCAGGAGTACGACCGGTTGCGCGGCACCGCCGAGGCGCAGTTCACCAGGGAGCGCGACGAGTCGGCCCGGCGGTCGGCGCTGGCCAGCAACCGGGCGGTACGGGCCATGGAGGACTTCCGCAACACCTACCCGGTGGAGGCCGCCGAGCTGGACAGCTCCATCCAGTCCGCGCCGGAGTACCGGACGATGCACGAGCGGTTGGTCCGCGACGACCTGCCGCGGTTCGAGAACGAGTTCAAGACGTACCTGAACACCAACACCATCCGCGACATCGCCGGTTTCCACTCCCAGCTGCACAAGCAGGCCGATCTCATCCGGGAACGGATCGACACGATCAACAGGTCCCTCGTGGACATCGACTACAACAACGGCCGGTACATCCGGTTGGAGGGCAACCGCACTCCCAATGTGGAGATCCGCGACTTCATCAGCGACCTGCGCGCCTGTACCGAGAACTCGCTCGCGCGCGACGACGCCGACCAGTACTCGGAGCAGAAGTTCCTCCAGGTCAAGCAGCTCATCGAACGCTTCAGGGGCCGGCCGGGGTTCACCGACATCGACAAGGCTTGGGCGCGGCGGGTGACCGACGTGCGCAACTGGTTCGTCTTCTCCGCCTCCGAGCGGTGGCGCGAGGACGACAGCGAGCACGAGACCTACAGCGACTCCGGCGGCAAGTCCGGTGGGCAGAAGGAGAAACTCGCCTACACCATTCTCGCCGCGTCGCTGGCGTACCAGTTCAAGCTGGACCTGACCACCGACCGCGACCAGAGTTTCCGCTTCGTGGTCATCGACGAGGCGTTCGGCCGTGGCTCCGACGAGTCGACCCGGTTCGCGCTCGCGCTGTTTCAGCGGCTCGGATTGCAGCTGCTGATCGTCACTCCGTTGCAGAAGATCCACATTATCGAGCCGTACGTCTCGGCCGTCGGCTTCGTCGACAACCCCAGCGGCAGCAATTCGCGGCTGCGCAGTCTCAGCATTGAGGAGTACCTCCACCAGCGCGAGACGCACCAGCTCGCCCACCTGGTCACTGTCGGGGAATGA
- a CDS encoding Wadjet anti-phage system protein JetD domain-containing protein, with amino-acid sequence MTVPATRWSTPTDLVAKLRRRWNSGELLTAYARQRWEPIVVPLRAPTAVELAENFGAAQDWLAAWQAVDPTLVRLEWKRVGGRLVGSNEVPHRAVIDSADRVWALLRVKRQVETFLRLVEATRSSVPGLVELMIAEPIKVLDHEPSWPRLVDVVRWIDRHPGTERYVRQIDVPGVDTKFIEQHRGVLAQLLDRQLAPERVDSAQPPARFAERYRFRTKPAYVRLRALARPAPAALGPFSEVTVRVDELAACPLDAVRVLVVENETTYLALPPVPDTVAVFGGGYAVRALAPLAWLHDRELTYWGDIDTHGFAILDRLRQVFPHTASTLMDADTLLRHRAHWGREATPAKAELTHLTPAESQVHHDLIADHYAPALRLEQERIRFSAVKQALTG; translated from the coding sequence ATGACAGTGCCGGCTACGCGCTGGTCCACCCCGACAGACCTCGTCGCGAAGCTGCGGCGTCGGTGGAACTCCGGCGAGCTGCTCACCGCGTACGCGCGGCAGCGGTGGGAGCCGATCGTCGTGCCGCTGCGCGCGCCCACCGCCGTCGAGCTGGCCGAGAACTTCGGTGCCGCCCAGGACTGGCTCGCCGCGTGGCAGGCCGTCGACCCGACCCTGGTCCGTCTGGAGTGGAAACGCGTCGGCGGGCGGCTCGTCGGCAGCAACGAGGTGCCGCATCGGGCCGTCATCGACAGTGCCGACCGGGTGTGGGCCCTACTGCGGGTGAAGCGGCAGGTGGAGACGTTCCTGCGGCTGGTCGAGGCCACCCGGTCCAGCGTGCCCGGCCTGGTCGAGTTGATGATCGCCGAACCGATCAAGGTGCTGGACCACGAGCCGAGTTGGCCCCGCCTGGTCGACGTCGTCCGCTGGATCGACCGCCACCCCGGCACCGAGCGTTATGTGCGGCAGATCGACGTGCCCGGGGTCGACACCAAGTTCATCGAGCAGCACCGGGGCGTCCTGGCCCAGCTGCTGGACCGGCAGTTGGCACCCGAACGGGTCGACTCGGCGCAACCGCCGGCCCGGTTCGCCGAGCGGTACCGGTTCCGCACCAAGCCGGCGTACGTGCGGCTGCGGGCCCTCGCCCGGCCTGCGCCGGCGGCGCTCGGTCCGTTCAGCGAGGTGACCGTACGCGTCGACGAGCTGGCCGCCTGCCCGCTCGACGCCGTACGGGTGCTCGTCGTGGAGAACGAGACCACCTACCTCGCGCTTCCGCCGGTCCCCGACACGGTCGCGGTCTTCGGCGGCGGCTACGCGGTGCGCGCCCTGGCACCGCTGGCCTGGCTGCACGACCGGGAGCTGACCTACTGGGGTGACATCGACACCCACGGGTTCGCCATTCTCGACCGGCTTCGCCAGGTGTTTCCGCACACCGCGTCGACGCTCATGGACGCCGACACGCTGCTGCGGCACCGGGCCCACTGGGGCCGGGAGGCCACTCCGGCCAAGGCGGAGCTGACCCACCTGACGCCCGCCGAGTCCCAGGTGCACCACGATCTGATCGCAGACCACTACGCACCCGCCCTGCGATTGGAACAGGAACGAATCCGATTCAGCGCCGTGAAGCAAGCGCTGACAGGCTAA
- a CDS encoding cellulose binding domain-containing protein, whose protein sequence is MRARGVTLVAVLGIVLGLSGTAVAHAADDPVLTTPGAPVVVANEPHRLTLTWAPSTWIGEPGGTAIRHEIRAWLGPNVYRSLGTTTGTDLTLTDLAPGTQYRLTVWAYADTGYSLDSPVTPVRTAYGKARVSYRNLSWSPTDNQIQHVLRVVNTGTTPLDLADVRIRYHLTFEGGNTSLTTNCDWAAIGCANVQHHIQFFPPPLPPGPPGTPPPAAPSPSASGLSMAPATTTSPLPPTPTPTPTVFPPPGTPIPGWIELTFTAGQLAPGASTGPIYLRHHRPNWSAIDERDDPSWQHATGEWADNSRITLDVNDIREYGDTYA, encoded by the coding sequence ATGCGTGCTCGTGGGGTCACCCTGGTCGCCGTCCTCGGCATCGTGCTCGGGCTCTCCGGTACCGCCGTCGCCCACGCGGCGGACGATCCGGTGTTGACCACTCCCGGCGCACCGGTCGTGGTGGCCAACGAGCCACACCGGCTCACCCTGACCTGGGCACCGTCGACCTGGATCGGCGAGCCGGGCGGAACGGCGATCCGGCACGAGATCCGAGCGTGGCTGGGCCCCAACGTGTACCGCAGCCTCGGCACCACCACCGGCACCGACCTCACCCTCACCGATCTCGCGCCGGGCACCCAGTATCGGCTCACCGTCTGGGCGTACGCCGACACCGGGTACTCCCTCGACTCGCCCGTGACCCCGGTGCGCACCGCCTACGGGAAGGCACGGGTCAGCTACCGGAACCTGAGCTGGTCACCGACAGACAACCAGATCCAGCACGTCCTCCGGGTCGTCAACACGGGCACCACCCCGCTCGACCTGGCGGACGTGCGGATCCGCTACCACCTGACGTTCGAGGGCGGGAACACCTCGCTGACCACCAACTGCGACTGGGCGGCGATCGGCTGCGCCAACGTGCAACACCACATCCAGTTCTTCCCACCGCCCCTGCCGCCAGGCCCGCCGGGTACGCCACCGCCGGCTGCGCCATCGCCGTCCGCCTCGGGATTGTCAATGGCCCCCGCGACGACCACGTCGCCGCTGCCGCCGACCCCGACGCCCACTCCGACGGTCTTCCCACCGCCCGGCACCCCGATCCCCGGCTGGATCGAACTGACCTTCACCGCCGGGCAACTGGCCCCCGGCGCCTCGACCGGCCCCATCTACCTCCGCCACCACCGGCCAAACTGGTCCGCGATCGACGAACGCGACGACCCCAGCTGGCAGCACGCCACCGGCGAGTGGGCCGACAACAGCCGGATCACCCTCGACGTCAACGACATCCGCGAGTACGGCGACACATACGCGTGA